A DNA window from Petrotoga sibirica DSM 13575 contains the following coding sequences:
- a CDS encoding protease complex subunit PrcB family protein — translation MNMEEIEYLGLSSKFMLLKETSDFQLRRFLKMTKTQIILVISLTALAIGSAFFLLSPSLQNETGVKQEVIQEPAQGVGIDKKPLDAYTFDKGEDMENYKVVDCYYKSQTPDVIIKKDDVVVSNVRGIPFVVCISAGERKTGGYELSLNNISINKDNFQIFIDLFLKVPAKGEMVTQAFTYPSIGVEINEVLDEGEWEVIVTIEQKNGEPLLLRKGFTFSN, via the coding sequence ATGAATATGGAGGAGATAGAATACCTTGGACTATCTTCTAAGTTTATGTTGTTAAAAGAAACATCTGATTTTCAATTGAGGAGATTTTTAAAAATGACTAAAACTCAGATAATTTTAGTAATTTCCTTGACAGCTTTGGCGATTGGATCCGCTTTTTTCTTATTATCTCCATCATTACAAAATGAAACAGGGGTTAAACAAGAAGTTATTCAAGAACCTGCTCAAGGAGTAGGAATAGATAAAAAGCCTTTAGACGCTTACACCTTTGACAAAGGAGAAGATATGGAGAATTATAAGGTTGTAGATTGTTATTACAAGAGTCAAACACCTGATGTGATAATCAAAAAAGATGATGTTGTAGTTAGCAATGTAAGGGGCATTCCTTTCGTTGTTTGTATTAGTGCAGGTGAAAGAAAAACGGGAGGATACGAACTTTCTTTGAATAATATCAGTATAAACAAAGATAACTTTCAAATCTTTATAGATTTGTTTTTAAAGGTGCCAGCTAAAGGGGAGATGGTCACACAAGCGTTTACTTATCCTTCAATAGGGGTAGAAATTAACGAAGTTTTGGATGAAGGGGAGTGGGAAGTGATAGTAACCATTGAACAGAAGAATGGTGAACCATTGTTGTTGAGAAAGGGTTTTACATTTTCTAATTAA